From Caulobacter segnis, a single genomic window includes:
- a CDS encoding MFS transporter, giving the protein MRNSRLSLITAAASFGFFVTQLDVTIVNVALDAIGVAFDAPTAQLQWVVDAYVLALAAMLLSAGAIGDRVGPRRAFVAGLVLFGLASAACGLAASPLMLIAARVAQGAAGALLIPPSLALIAHAAPNDGREGDHGKRASAVGWWTAAGGVSIAAGPVLGGLLVETLGWRWVFFVNLPICALGAVLTLLVAPLTPAKPRVPLDLPGQALVVAAVSLLVGGLIEGGHRRWSGGPLLALVAGLLLAGAFVLFERRTAHPTMPLSVFRKRPAWTAVVVGSALNFTYYGLIFVLGLYMLRALHWSPSRAGLAFLPLTATFIVSNLVSGGLVARFGARTVTTGGVLVAACGYALTARLGVDSGLADMLPGFALIPGGMGLAIPALTSGLLASVDRHEAGAASGALNACRQVGGAAGVAIFGALASVDVVAGLRSSAIVAAVVLAAAGALAARLRA; this is encoded by the coding sequence ATGCGTAACAGCCGCCTGTCCCTGATCACCGCCGCCGCCAGCTTCGGCTTCTTCGTCACTCAGCTGGACGTGACCATCGTCAACGTGGCGCTGGACGCGATCGGCGTGGCGTTCGACGCGCCGACGGCCCAGTTGCAGTGGGTGGTCGACGCCTATGTGCTGGCCCTGGCGGCCATGCTGCTGTCGGCCGGGGCGATCGGCGACCGGGTGGGACCGCGCCGGGCCTTCGTGGCGGGGCTGGTGCTGTTCGGCCTGGCCTCGGCGGCCTGCGGCCTGGCCGCGAGCCCGCTGATGCTGATCGCCGCCCGCGTGGCCCAGGGCGCGGCGGGGGCGCTGCTGATCCCGCCGTCGCTGGCCTTGATCGCCCACGCCGCGCCCAATGATGGAAGGGAGGGGGACCATGGCAAGCGCGCCTCGGCCGTGGGCTGGTGGACGGCGGCCGGCGGGGTGTCGATCGCCGCGGGGCCGGTGCTGGGCGGCCTGCTGGTCGAGACGCTGGGCTGGCGCTGGGTGTTCTTCGTCAATCTGCCGATCTGCGCGCTGGGCGCGGTGCTGACCCTGCTGGTCGCGCCGCTGACCCCGGCCAAGCCCAGGGTCCCGCTGGACCTCCCTGGCCAGGCCCTGGTCGTCGCCGCCGTCTCGCTGCTGGTCGGCGGGCTGATCGAAGGCGGTCACAGGCGTTGGAGCGGCGGGCCGCTGCTGGCCCTGGTCGCGGGCCTCCTGCTGGCCGGGGCCTTCGTGCTGTTCGAGCGCCGGACGGCCCATCCGACCATGCCGCTGAGCGTCTTCCGCAAGCGCCCGGCCTGGACGGCGGTGGTCGTCGGCTCGGCGCTGAACTTCACCTATTACGGCCTGATCTTCGTGCTGGGCCTCTACATGCTGCGGGCCCTGCACTGGAGCCCGTCGCGGGCGGGCCTGGCCTTTCTGCCGCTGACGGCGACCTTCATCGTCTCGAACCTGGTCAGCGGCGGCCTCGTGGCCCGCTTCGGCGCGCGGACGGTGACGACGGGCGGAGTGCTGGTCGCCGCCTGCGGCTACGCCCTGACGGCGCGGCTGGGCGTGGACAGCGGCCTCGCCGACATGTTGCCCGGCTTCGCCCTGATCCCCGGCGGCATGGGCCTGGCGATCCCGGCCCTGACCAGCGGCCTCCTGGCCAGCGTCGACCGCCACGAGGCCGGCGCGGCCTCGGGCGCGCTCAACGCCTGTCGTCAGGTCGGCGGGGCGGCCGGGGTGGCGATCTTCGGCGCGCTGGCGAGCGTCGATGTCGTGGCGGGCCTGCGAAGCTCGGCGATCGTGGCGGCGGTCGTGCTGGCGGCGGCGGGGGCCTTGGCGGCGCGCCTCCGCGCTTGA
- a CDS encoding methyltransferase domain-containing protein encodes MHESSKSVFHKIKDSRYATRYIVGDGIDIGAGEDTIGQYYEFFPLMKSCRGWDLPDGDAQLMESVADATFDFVHSSHCLEHMRDPKEALENWLRILKPGGHLVCLIPDEDLYEQGVFPSTFNDDHKHTFTIFKKASWSSASINLTELLAGLSANVEIKKIELMDATFRYELNQRIGVDRFDQTRTTVGECAIEFVLKKIG; translated from the coding sequence ATGCACGAATCCAGCAAGTCGGTTTTTCACAAGATCAAGGATTCGCGCTACGCGACCCGCTACATCGTCGGCGACGGCATCGACATCGGGGCCGGCGAGGACACGATCGGCCAGTACTACGAGTTCTTCCCGCTGATGAAGTCGTGCCGCGGCTGGGACCTGCCCGACGGCGACGCCCAGCTGATGGAGAGCGTCGCCGACGCGACCTTCGACTTCGTCCATTCCTCGCACTGCCTGGAGCACATGCGCGACCCCAAGGAAGCGCTGGAGAACTGGCTGCGGATCCTCAAGCCGGGCGGGCACCTGGTGTGCCTTATCCCGGACGAGGACCTGTACGAGCAGGGTGTCTTCCCCTCTACCTTCAACGACGACCACAAGCACACCTTCACGATCTTCAAGAAGGCCTCGTGGTCCAGCGCCAGCATCAACCTGACCGAGCTGCTGGCCGGCCTGTCGGCGAACGTCGAGATCAAGAAGATCGAACTGATGGACGCCACCTTCCGCTACGAGCTCAACCAGCGCATCGGCGTGGACCGCTTCGACCAGACCCGCACCACGGTCGGCGAATGCGCGATCGAGTTCGTGCTGAAGAAGATCGGGTAG
- the secA gene encoding preprotein translocase subunit SecA, translated as MLGLAKKLFGSSNERKVKTFAARVAKINALESEYAALSDEALKGKTDEFKARLAQGQTLDDLLNEAFAAVREASKRVLGMRHFDVQMVGGMVLHFSGISEMRTGEGKTLVATLPTYLNALEGKGVHVITVNDYLARRDADWMGQIYNFLGLSYGVIVNGLSQGERQRAYRSDITYGTNNEFGFDYLRDNLVYSVEEMVQRGHNFVIVDEVDSILIDEARTPLIISGPTEDRSEFYKTIDVLVKQLILDKSNYDHDEKQKQVILTEDGQERIEEILMAGGHLAEDSAGLYDAANVSVVHHVNQALRANVLYTRDKDYIVKGGEVILIDEFTGRMMTGRRLSEGLHQAIEAKEGADIQPENQTLASVTIQNYFRLYKKLSGMTGTASTEAQEFDDIYKMSVSEIPTNRTIQRIDDDDEVYRTEREKNEAILKQIADCHVRGQPILVGTVSIEKSEELSKLLASFSFENNGKKQKGIPHQVLNARFHEQEAGIVADAGVPGAVTIATNMAGRGTDIQLGGNVDMRLANWRQQQRGMGLEVTHEDEVEERARIEAEIADRKKQALDAGGLFVLGTERHESRRIDNQLRGRTGRQGDPGRSKFFLSCEDDLLRIFAGERLDAIMRTFGVQEGEAITHKWLNNAIATAQKRVEQRNYEIRKNLLKYDDVVNDQRKAVFEQRQEFMESDDLSDIIVEMRHDTIDDLVARHLPPKAYAEQWDVEGLKERVQSILGLDLPIEAWAAEEGIADEEIKDRIQKAADEYAAQREVIITPEQMRSVEKNFLLQMIDLQWREHLMHLDHLRNVIGLRGYGQRDPLNEYKTEAFSLFEKLLGDLRTNTTRWLMTVEIAYAEPEIPHTSLDGLQEVHLDPLTGENAAVAGAIPDGLSPQQREALPVSALPEGWDRTNRNAPCPCGSGKKFKQCHGSLV; from the coding sequence ATGCTTGGTCTCGCCAAAAAGCTCTTCGGCTCTTCCAACGAACGCAAGGTCAAGACCTTCGCGGCGCGGGTCGCGAAGATCAACGCCCTGGAATCCGAATACGCGGCCCTTTCGGACGAGGCCCTGAAGGGCAAGACCGACGAGTTCAAGGCCCGCCTGGCCCAGGGCCAGACCCTGGACGACCTGCTGAACGAAGCCTTCGCCGCCGTGCGCGAGGCCTCCAAGCGCGTGCTGGGCATGCGCCACTTCGACGTCCAGATGGTCGGCGGCATGGTGCTGCACTTCTCGGGCATCTCGGAAATGCGCACGGGTGAAGGCAAGACCCTGGTCGCCACCCTGCCGACCTATCTGAACGCCCTGGAAGGCAAGGGCGTCCACGTCATCACCGTCAACGACTACCTGGCCCGCCGCGACGCCGACTGGATGGGCCAGATCTACAACTTCCTGGGCCTGAGCTACGGCGTCATCGTCAACGGCCTCAGCCAGGGTGAGCGTCAGCGCGCCTACCGCAGCGACATCACCTACGGCACCAACAACGAGTTCGGCTTCGACTACCTGCGCGACAACCTCGTCTACAGCGTCGAGGAGATGGTCCAGCGCGGCCACAACTTCGTCATCGTCGACGAAGTGGACTCGATCCTGATCGACGAAGCCCGCACGCCGCTGATCATCTCGGGCCCGACCGAGGACCGCAGCGAGTTCTACAAGACGATCGACGTGCTGGTGAAGCAGCTGATCCTCGACAAGTCGAACTACGACCACGACGAGAAGCAGAAGCAGGTCATCCTGACCGAGGACGGCCAGGAGCGGATCGAGGAGATCCTGATGGCCGGCGGCCACCTGGCCGAGGATTCGGCCGGGCTGTACGACGCGGCCAACGTCTCTGTGGTGCACCACGTCAACCAGGCCCTGCGCGCCAACGTGCTGTACACGCGCGACAAGGATTACATCGTCAAGGGCGGCGAGGTGATCCTGATCGACGAGTTCACCGGCCGCATGATGACCGGCCGCCGCCTGTCGGAAGGCCTGCACCAGGCCATCGAGGCCAAGGAAGGCGCCGACATCCAGCCCGAGAACCAGACCCTGGCCTCGGTGACCATCCAGAACTACTTCCGCCTCTACAAGAAGCTGTCGGGCATGACCGGCACGGCGTCGACGGAAGCGCAGGAATTCGACGACATCTACAAGATGAGCGTGTCGGAGATCCCGACCAACCGCACCATCCAGCGCATCGACGACGACGACGAGGTCTATCGCACCGAGCGCGAGAAGAACGAAGCCATCCTCAAGCAGATCGCCGACTGCCACGTGCGCGGCCAGCCGATCCTGGTCGGCACCGTCTCGATCGAGAAGTCGGAAGAGCTGTCCAAGCTGCTGGCCAGCTTCTCGTTCGAGAACAACGGCAAGAAGCAGAAGGGCATCCCGCACCAGGTGCTGAACGCCCGCTTCCACGAGCAGGAAGCCGGCATCGTCGCCGACGCGGGCGTGCCCGGCGCGGTGACCATCGCCACCAATATGGCCGGCCGCGGCACCGACATCCAGCTGGGCGGCAATGTCGACATGCGCCTCGCCAACTGGCGTCAGCAGCAGCGCGGCATGGGCCTTGAGGTCACCCACGAGGACGAGGTCGAGGAGCGCGCGCGCATCGAGGCCGAGATCGCCGATCGCAAGAAGCAGGCCCTGGACGCCGGCGGCCTGTTCGTGCTGGGCACCGAGCGCCACGAGAGCCGCCGGATCGACAACCAGCTGCGCGGCCGCACCGGCCGTCAGGGCGACCCCGGCCGCTCGAAGTTCTTCCTGTCGTGCGAGGACGACCTGCTGCGCATTTTCGCCGGCGAGCGCCTGGACGCGATCATGCGCACCTTCGGCGTCCAGGAAGGCGAGGCCATCACCCACAAGTGGCTGAACAACGCCATCGCCACGGCGCAAAAGCGCGTCGAGCAGCGCAACTACGAGATCCGCAAGAACCTCCTGAAGTACGACGACGTAGTCAACGACCAGCGCAAGGCCGTGTTCGAGCAGCGCCAGGAGTTCATGGAGAGCGACGACCTGTCGGACATCATCGTCGAGATGCGTCACGACACGATCGACGACTTGGTCGCCCGCCACCTGCCGCCCAAGGCCTATGCCGAGCAGTGGGACGTCGAGGGCCTGAAGGAACGCGTCCAGTCGATCCTGGGCCTGGACCTGCCGATCGAGGCGTGGGCCGCCGAGGAAGGCATCGCCGACGAGGAGATCAAGGACCGCATCCAGAAGGCAGCCGACGAGTACGCCGCCCAGCGCGAAGTGATCATCACGCCCGAGCAGATGCGCTCGGTCGAGAAGAACTTCCTGCTGCAGATGATCGATCTGCAGTGGCGCGAGCACCTGATGCACCTGGACCACCTGCGCAACGTCATCGGCCTGCGCGGCTACGGCCAGCGCGATCCGCTGAACGAGTACAAGACCGAGGCCTTCTCGCTGTTCGAGAAGCTCTTGGGCGACCTGCGCACCAACACGACCCGCTGGCTGATGACGGTCGAGATCGCCTATGCCGAGCCGGAGATCCCGCACACGTCGCTGGACGGCCTGCAGGAGGTCCACTTGGACCCGCTGACCGGCGAAAACGCCGCCGTCGCCGGCGCGATCCCGGACGGCCTGTCGCCCCAGCAGCGCGAGGCCCTGCCGGTCTCGGCCCTGCCGGAAGGCTGGGACCGCACCAACCGCAACGCCCCCTGCCCCTGCGGCTCGGGCAAGAAGTTCAAGCAGTGCCACGGCTCGCTGGTGTGA
- a CDS encoding peptidylprolyl isomerase, with the protein MALKTTFRLASLITAVTCVLVLAACGQNKVAEKPPEPGDTAVARVNGQVIWASDVKREAVAQGLISEGEPLDISSEVFRQRLDEVIDQKLLAAEATKRKIDKEAVAQRRLAAARERILGDMLVEGVVEKAVTEDAIRKLYAEQQKLSKRSEEIRARQILVGTQAEAESVKKLLASGASFDALAMERSTDQATRFNGGDLGYFTLDVMPEAYGVALKDAQKGALVGPFAAEGGWVLVKVEDKRTEEPITLEAARPQIVRFLTYDQVRDILEKLRGSAKVEMLIGKAQDTGVNNAQEPASAPPEAPVGAPASAPPPPNPPPPRSKKRP; encoded by the coding sequence TTGGCCTTGAAGACCACTTTCCGCCTCGCGAGTCTGATCACCGCCGTCACCTGCGTCCTCGTGCTGGCCGCCTGCGGTCAGAACAAGGTCGCCGAAAAGCCGCCCGAACCGGGCGACACCGCCGTGGCGCGCGTCAACGGCCAGGTGATCTGGGCCAGCGACGTCAAGCGCGAGGCCGTGGCCCAGGGCCTGATCAGCGAGGGCGAGCCGCTGGACATCTCCAGCGAGGTGTTCCGTCAGCGCCTGGACGAGGTCATCGACCAGAAGCTGCTGGCCGCCGAGGCGACCAAGCGCAAGATCGACAAGGAAGCCGTCGCCCAGCGCCGCCTGGCCGCGGCCCGCGAGCGCATCCTGGGCGACATGCTGGTCGAGGGCGTGGTCGAGAAGGCCGTCACCGAGGACGCCATCCGCAAGCTCTACGCCGAGCAGCAGAAGCTTTCGAAGCGCTCGGAAGAGATTCGCGCCCGCCAGATCTTGGTCGGGACGCAGGCCGAGGCCGAAAGCGTCAAGAAGCTGCTGGCCTCCGGCGCCTCGTTCGACGCCCTGGCCATGGAGCGCTCGACCGACCAGGCCACCCGCTTCAACGGCGGCGACCTGGGCTATTTCACCCTGGACGTGATGCCCGAAGCCTATGGCGTGGCCCTGAAGGACGCCCAGAAAGGCGCCCTGGTCGGTCCGTTCGCGGCCGAGGGCGGCTGGGTGCTGGTCAAGGTCGAGGACAAGCGCACCGAAGAGCCGATCACGCTCGAGGCCGCCCGGCCGCAGATCGTGCGGTTCCTGACCTATGACCAGGTCCGCGACATCCTCGAGAAGCTGCGCGGCTCGGCCAAGGTCGAGATGCTGATCGGCAAGGCCCAGGACACGGGCGTCAACAACGCCCAGGAGCCGGCTTCGGCCCCGCCAGAGGCGCCGGTCGGGGCTCCGGCCTCGGCGCCGCCCCCGCCCAACCCGCCCCCGCCAAGAAGTAAGAAGCGGCCATGA
- the argJ gene encoding bifunctional glutamate N-acetyltransferase/amino-acid acetyltransferase ArgJ has translation MTKTPKASGKKTAAKAPEATPATIAANPVAAASAAIERALVDPLTSALKRAGLRRAQKSAGEGSPAAKPAATGAGKPGLAVSPLAVPFPLIPPIPGVEIATGRAGFYKHEREDLLLMRFAEGTSAAGVFTRHGVGSAPVDWCKRQLAASGGADVRALVVNAGCANSFTGKPGADAVRRVATAVGKRLDCRQRDVMMASTGVIGVILDDSKITARLPEVESRLTADAWAQAGRSIMTTDTFPKGSYATAIIDGVEVKIAGIAKGSGMIAPDMATMLAFVATDAAIAPAALQTLVSLYTRTTFNCVTVDGDRSTNDTLLLFATGQSGAPKISRPGDKRLADFRDKLEHVLLDLALQLVKDGEGATKFVKITVNGAESPASARKIARTIAESPLVKTAFAGEDANWGRIVMAVGRADEPVARERISVKFGDLYAARDGLISAEYDEAKMSAYVKNQEFEVSVDVGVGKGSATVWTCDLTKQYVAINGDYRS, from the coding sequence ATGACCAAGACTCCCAAAGCCTCCGGCAAGAAGACGGCCGCGAAGGCGCCAGAAGCCACGCCCGCCACGATCGCCGCCAATCCCGTCGCCGCCGCAAGCGCGGCCATCGAGCGCGCGCTGGTCGATCCGCTGACCTCTGCCCTGAAGCGCGCCGGCCTGCGCCGCGCCCAGAAGTCGGCCGGCGAGGGCTCGCCCGCCGCCAAGCCGGCCGCCACCGGCGCCGGCAAGCCGGGCCTGGCGGTCTCGCCGCTGGCCGTGCCGTTCCCGCTGATCCCGCCGATCCCGGGCGTGGAGATAGCCACCGGCCGCGCCGGCTTCTACAAGCACGAGCGCGAGGACCTGCTGCTGATGCGCTTCGCCGAGGGGACCTCGGCGGCTGGCGTCTTCACCCGCCACGGCGTCGGCTCGGCCCCGGTCGACTGGTGCAAGCGCCAACTGGCCGCCAGCGGCGGCGCGGACGTCCGGGCCCTGGTGGTCAACGCCGGCTGCGCCAACAGCTTCACCGGCAAGCCCGGCGCCGACGCGGTGCGCCGCGTGGCCACGGCGGTCGGCAAGCGCCTGGACTGCCGCCAGCGCGACGTGATGATGGCCTCGACCGGCGTCATCGGCGTCATCCTGGACGACAGCAAGATCACCGCCCGCCTGCCCGAGGTCGAAAGCCGCCTGACGGCCGACGCCTGGGCCCAGGCCGGTCGGTCGATCATGACCACCGACACGTTTCCCAAGGGGTCTTACGCCACGGCGATAATCGATGGCGTGGAAGTGAAGATCGCCGGCATCGCCAAGGGCTCGGGCATGATCGCGCCCGACATGGCCACCATGCTAGCCTTCGTGGCCACCGACGCGGCCATCGCCCCGGCGGCGCTGCAGACCCTGGTCAGCCTCTACACCCGCACGACGTTCAACTGCGTGACGGTGGACGGCGATCGGTCCACGAACGACACCCTGCTGCTGTTCGCCACCGGCCAGTCGGGCGCGCCCAAGATCAGCCGCCCGGGCGACAAGCGCCTGGCCGACTTCAGGGACAAGCTGGAGCACGTGCTGCTGGACCTGGCTTTGCAGCTGGTCAAGGACGGCGAGGGGGCGACCAAGTTCGTCAAGATCACCGTCAACGGCGCCGAGAGCCCCGCCAGCGCCCGCAAGATCGCCCGCACCATCGCCGAGAGCCCGCTGGTCAAGACCGCCTTCGCCGGCGAGGACGCCAACTGGGGCCGCATCGTCATGGCCGTGGGCCGCGCCGACGAGCCGGTCGCCCGCGAGCGGATCAGCGTCAAATTCGGCGACCTCTACGCCGCCCGCGACGGCCTGATCTCGGCCGAGTACGACGAGGCCAAGATGAGCGCCTACGTCAAGAACCAGGAATTCGAGGTCAGCGTCGACGTCGGCGTCGGCAAGGGTTCGGCCACCGTCTGGACCTGCGACCTGACCAAGCAGTACGTGGCGATCAACGGGGACTATCGGAGCTAG